ttcattcaaattatttttgttgtcattGGTAGTAGGGACACTGAATTCAGGCGGTTTGGACAACTCTCTTAATGATGGTTAGCAGGCCAGACGTTGGTGACATGTGGTCCTCAGACAGGCCGTCCAccctgtttttctctcatccAGGTATGGATCCTCTCCTTCAGCTCAGGGACTGTGGAATTAAAAACAGATTGTTAGGAGCATTAAACAAACTAACATGTTTAATCTAACAGGCAGTAattgaatttgacattttgacgTCCTGTAATCACTTGCCTTGAATCTAAAACTAGATAGTTTCTTTGCTGTTCCGATTAAGAAAGACTTTAGCTCTTGCCTACCTTGAACAGAACTTTACATGTAATTACTGGTGAAATGGCATCATGGTTGAGTTACCTGACTCCAGCATGCTCTCTGTGAGTGGCTGTCTGTTGAAGGGATCAGTGGGGGAGTTAAGCAGGTGGCGTAGGATGATGGATCGATCCATGATGTTGCCAGAAGGTAGAATCACAGGGTCAGTCATCAGGGTGTCCATCAGGGGGTCTGTTATAATAAAGCCATATGTTCATTTTAGAGACAGTTAGAGAACGTAACACTGTCAAAACAATAAGCACAAGCTTCAAATGACAAGCCTAAAAGTGAGAAAGTGAGTTTTACCAGCATCAGCACTGACACCTTTCTTTCAATACAGTGAAATCTACTGAGCATatcatgttttccttttattttctaataGAGCTGAATTAGATATCATAAGCTGCTCTATAGGCTGCTGCTTGTGTTTGGAGAAGGGctattattcaaatgttgtgcATACATCTGAATAGAGGTCAGGTAAATAGTGTGTTTAATATGACAGCAATATTGGTGCACCTACAAAAAGACCCGTAAAGAAAATATCCAATAAATACTCAAAGAGAGATCTTGATAAAGCGTGCCCTATATTGAAATGTCACAAGGTTGTTACAGTAGGACTCATgtgtttcaaaaataaaacctggCGTGGGAGATTTTAACCACACAGAAAGACGATACTCAAGCCTCCTGTACGGCACGCTCCAGTCAACCGTGGTGGGCTGGCTGGCATATCTGGGAATCAAAGGAGGTATGTGGGCCACGTTCTCTTTCTAGATTATATTAAGTCTGTGGTTATAGGATAGCCTTGCTCTAAGCTGTCAATATGACCTATATGAGCTGCAAAAGCCCCCGCATATGTCTGGAATTCAACAGTGATAGAGGCCGTTGAAGATCCTGTCCGTCTGCACTGACTGACCCTGAGGTCACAAGATTTCTAAACCagtgactttttcttctttgggCCAAAGATTAAGTGACTTACTACATGTGTGTAAGGTAAcaccatttacatttaaaatgtaagaattACCTCGATTGATGTTCAGCATAATGCTTGAATTAATTATCTAAATACATGTAGGCTTGCGCCTCTGTAATATTGGCGACTATGCAGAAAAACGTAAAATGCATCTTCTAATGACATTGGATTGATagtgaaacacagaaaagtTGCATGGGAGTCCAGATTCACACACACCTTTGAACTCGTCAGGTGCGTCACTGTAGTCCATTTCAGATTGGGAGTTCTTGGCGACTATTTCCTCCACCTTCTCCGATAGCAGCTTGAATTTTTCAATGGCAATAGAGGACTTAATACCAGCCTTCCTCATCTTTGAGATCACCTCCTCAAAGAGCTCGCGGCTGTACGACCGCTGCACATAGACAAAAAGAGGACACATTTATTGGGGCGCAGCAAGGGAAGATCGTCTTTGAGGTGATGCGGATGCCCGGTTCACCAATATATTGCTCCTGATACACACTTTCAACACCACAATAGGAATACTGGACAATTAGGAAATTAACTAGTATGTAACTTGAACTTTATTATTCAAAGTATTCTCCGTAAACAAATCATATATAAACAATTTCCTACAGTCAAAATTGAATGAAGAAGTCATTCTAAAGTCAGTAACAAgtcatgcaaataaaaaaaacaatgctacATAATCAAGCACACACAGTAACATATAAACATGTGACAGTGACTGCCTGAAACGTCacacattaaaatgaactaatCCACAGCAATTGATCCATAATTGCTTCCTGCTTAAATTATCCAGGAAGAAGTGCGTATTCATAAAAACTAGAGTCATTTATGCTGAAGTCTTCAGGGCAATACAACCATGCTTGTGATGATCTACCAAACTTTCCTGTAGCCTTTTCTCTTGGCCATTAATCTTCATAACAACCTCCCACTTGTGTTTTGTCATCAGAGTCAGCGAGTATTTCTTACAAATTAAAGTGTAATCATTGAGTGAAAAATAACTGTACCAACCTGGTCATCTGCAATCGCTTTAGCAAAGCGGGCACAGTCTAGCTGCAAGTAGATATCAGTTAGCTGGTCTAGGAGCTTCTTGGGCTCAAAGCCATACTTCTCAGGGTTCTCCACCTTCAGGTCCCGACACTTAGGCCCACAGAGCTGCTGTAGGTTAAAGTTTAGCATGGCGGCTAAACGAGGCCCCAGCTCCTGTATGATAAAGAAGGCACTGTTTAGAATAGCTTGTTGGGCTCACAGGGCCCAATTTCAGCTGATAATGtgacctatatatatatttatattttgttattgtacTATTGAGAATACATTTCCACTCATAGAGCCTAGAACATATCAAGTTCAAGTGTGACCATGTTTCAAAATGTCCGGTGGGGGCAGCGGCACTCACAGGCCTGAGGAAAGGCTTCTGGACCTGCTTGGTGAGGATGTGGAACATTTCAACCGTCTCTGTGGCCAAGGCCAGATAGGAGCGAGACACCCGCTCGTCCTGAGTCAGCTGGGACTGGcggctctgctgctgctcctgaaAAGTTTGcaagtaaacacaaacaatattatTCTAATCTATTCTGTAACGGTTACCTTCACAGCTCTGCACAAGTATGAGTTGAGGTGATAACATGCTGCAGCTCACACAATAACCActtaaattattttgtctttgcgGCTTCAATTTAACACTGTGACTACTAACTACCTTTTGTTACTTAAATTCTGTGTTTAATCGCTGAAAGAATTTAAGATTAATCACAACTGCTGtctgaatgtaatgtaaagaccCTGTTAGGCTGAGCACTGACCCTAGGCAGCTGGTCCCACTGCTCCTtattcttcatctcttcttGAACTTCGTGGATACGCTTCAGGGACTCAAGGCTCTCGTCTAACAAGAAGGTGGTGTCATTAATCAGCATGTTGATGTAGCGCACAAACTGCTTGCCAGAGCTAGAGGGGAGTGGATGGAAAAGTAGGCCAGGTTAGAATTGATCCAAGTCAGATGGACAATGATTAAAACCtaaattgtgtcatttttttttatatatggcACACAAAGTGTCAAAAGTAATCTCACTTGAACTCCTCCATGAAGGTGCCATGGTGGGCAAGATTCTGCCAGAGACTCTTGAAGATAGTGCTGATATGGTACCGTATAGTGAATTTATCATAGAACTCGCTGGTGGCGCCGGTATGCTCCACATctgaacagaggaaaaaaagaaaggatcaACACCTTGCAGTCGAGAATCTCCACACATCCCATTCACAACCACAGCTTTGAAATACAGTATACATAAAACTCACCAGTGTAGAACTTCATGAGGGCGGGGACCAGCTGTTTGACGGACAACGGGTGGTTCTCCATCATTTCAGAGAATCGCTGAGTACGAGGCTGTACAGCGGGGTTGGTGACAAACAGCACCTCCACCAACTTGGCGATAAGGTAAGGGTTCCTGATGTAGTTCTGGCTGCAGATGAACACCACCAAGAAGGTGACAATGTCCTGGACACACGGCTCATATAAAACCTGGGGAGAATACCTTgaagaaggaaggagggggaggaagaggaggaagggatgaAACAAACCGCTTCTACATAACTCTTGGCTTTAGCTTCATGTGTTGTAGTGATACATGTAtgtattgtttcttttctttgacatttaataTCTATATCTTTCTCATATTATATTGTCCTTTCGTTCAAACAGACCCATCCACTAGATGTGATTTGTTAAAACATGGTTGAACAATGAGAAAAGTGCGGAAGACCAAACTATAAACTTACTGCACGACAAAAAGCAGAAACTCTGCCACATCTTCAATGTAGAACTCAGGCAGAGCAGCAAAGCTTTTGGGAACCTCGGGGTGCAGTGGCAGGTTAATGCTGTGTAAGGAATGAAGAAACAAACATGGTACTTACATCTTGATTCATAGTACACTCTGAAGTGAAACACAGCATGACAGATACcacaagcaaaataaaatgttccttttacaTCTATATCACAACAAACAGTAACATGGTCTGTCAGTGGCAGGGAGACTCACTTGGGGTAGGCAGGGTCCACCATGCGAAGGATGAGCTGGATGACTGTGCTGTAGAATTGCAGACATCTGCGGAGCAGGTTCTCGTCCAGAAGGCCCACGTCAGCACAAGCTTTGGCTCGCACCAGTTTCTGACACAACAAAGTCACAAACAATAAGGATCACATCTCTCTAAATATGCTCCGTCGGAGAGCTTGCATGTTTCAGCATTTAAGGATATTCCTCTTATTGAATACAGTGAACGGAGAGATGAGGATGTGTAGCTCTGTACCTTTAAATCAGTGATGCTAAACTAACCTTGAGCTGGGTTTTGCATCGCTTGAGCATCTCTCTGTGTCGACTAGCCAGGGGAGAGTCTTTCCATTGGCTTTCACTGTTCTTCAGCTCCTCTACAGTCCTAACAAGGGGAAATAACAACATTAGAACACACATGCTATGAATACATGTCATTTTACAGTGATGTTGAGCAATACGCGCATTGaccctgaaaataaataaatacctgtTCAGCTCGCGGATGGCACGCAACCTGCGAATATAACGTCTGCAGCCAGGCAGGATGGATAAATGGTGGGCGTGCAGCGTCAAGAAGAAACACTCGGTGGGGAACTTGGGTTCTGAGAACTTGTTGGGGTCGTCATCTGTCCATGTGAACAAAGAAAATTCAAatatagaaacacaaacatcataACTATTAAATATCAGCTTTACTGCCCCTCCCCAAAAAACATAGGTTAACGTATCATTCCACATAAGGTCATATGTCCAAGattttttgtgcattatttCAACTGTAATGTATCAATTGTATACAGTACAGCATGTGTAGCTGctatcattttgtaaatgactcaaaataaagAAGGCAGAAGGAACGTGGAGACAGTATCACAAGGATAACTCATCCAAATTAATTTGAtccataaaaaaaggaaatcacaGATCTGGCATGTTGATGAATCACTCTAAAAACTGATAGAATGCAAAATGGCTCCGTTACGTGTAATTAACAGATTTCTCAAAATGGCAGCGGTTTCTGAACGATGGAGTCGACTTGCAGTTATTCAGAGCAAcatcaaatattaataatgtccATCAAACCTCAAGTACACAACATttgtgtcaaaacaaaaaacaaccataaatctctatgttttttttaatttatgttaacTTACGCAGGTCAGTCATCCAGCTCTTGAGCTCCTCCATGGTGGCTTTCACACGCGTCTCCTCTAGGCTGACAACGAGGCGACACCGTGGGTGGAAAATGTAGTAAGGGTCGACTGTCTCCAGCTTGATCTTCATGCTCAGCTGTTGCAGCACCCATAAGAAGTTGAGCATGAAGCCGTCTGTCGACACCAGCTTATCATCAGTCTAGCAGGGAGAAAAGAGGGTGAATTCAGAACCAGGAATGTTCAAAGGCTACGACCTGAATATGaaatcagcatttttttattaagctGTTTAcaactttggataaaagcgtctgctaaatgactgtaatgtaatgtaatgtaacagtaCAATAAGTCCTGATGACAGGGGGATtttgtatattctttttttcatacatttcaatttcaaagtCAAAtagaaaaacctttttttgtgcaaaatatataaacaaaattgTATGGAAACATTTATAACTGAATTGTATTTCTACACAATTTTTCTGTGGGTGTGCCAGTTTGGTAacttaaaattatatttatttaaataattctgTTGAATGTGGAATGAATGACTTCCGTAACTTACCTGCATTTGAGCTTTTTTCACATTGTAGTTGACCAGAGATGCCATGTAATGAAGAGCTGACTCGCGCGTTTCTCCATTTAGTAGGATGTTATGGAGAATTTTAAACAGGTCACcctaaaaaaaagatgacaaataACTTCAATACATTATTCTCAATACAAAGGACAgctatgaaataaatacattatgaaGCAGAGACTCACCCTAGCTGACTCCAGGTAGTGCTGCAGTGATTGGCTGACGACCCGCGTGTTCTCGATGGTGATGGCTGGGCCAGAGAAATACTTGTCTCCCACTTTTGtcttaagaaaaagaaaagcataacGTTTACTCTTAAAAGATTTTCCGTTCATTAAACAGCTTGTCGTgctttgtttttgcagttttattGCAAAAGGCCAACTCGCCATTCAGACACTTTTCAGCTTTGGTTAAGATCTAATGCTACTCAGGTTCATTGATTCTTTAACCGATTAGACAACTCACATCATCCtcagcaaacacagagaggcTGAGGAAAGCTCCCACGTAGGAAAGTCTCTGGATCTCTCTGCCACAACCAGGGCTCAGAGGTTTGGGACACCACAGAGGCAGCGAGGTTACCTGCACAGACGGCCATTACATAGGAGaacatatgttttttgttttgaacatttaacacatttcattATCTTGTGGTGTTGTTAACCAACCCATCACTCAAGGTTTAAATTCCAGTAAAAGCCAGTGTGTGTCCGTCAACAGCCGTAGAAGACACTGaactaaaatgaatgtgttCCTACTTGCTCATTCAGTTTAAGTCGCATAGAAATAATTAACATCTTAATTTCACTTAAAATGACACGCAGTAGTTATGAtacttataaaataataaatgaacacaGTTAATAAGCAACTAGGTGAGCTTCATATAAACTCAAAGAACTCTGATTTGAGAGGCTGTTATCGCTAAATATAAAGGCTCAGTCATTTTCCATGCACAGGGGAATTTGTTTTGCCCCTTCTCTGCGAAGCATAATGTTGACTTGGTGTCATGAATAAAAGAAGCAGAGCACATTCTTTTGTGCTGATGTCAACTGTTCATGCTGCTGTGATGAAGGTATAAACAGACAATAGCCAGACTTGCACACACTTAATAGTAATAAATTGTTTGGCAACTTGACTTAAAGACAGCCTGAAATAAACTAAGGTCTAAGTCTAAGGTATGAGGACATAATGATGAACACTTCAGTGCCAAAATGTAGCTTTGGCCATCCATAGGTATACTCACCAAATTGCACACTGGGTGAGTCTTTCCAAACTTGATTTCACAAAGTTCAGCTAATgcctgtaaaaacaaaacaaaacaaaactaagcTTGACTCACATTTTGTTTACAGGTAAACTGGGTTACCTGGTATAACTACCTACTTTAGTCAAATTAGCAAGTGTGAGATTAGTTGATTATTCAATATATAATCTACTTGGTGCATTTGGAAGAAGATAATTAGAACCAACAGCATGCGTCCTGCTAAATAATTTGACACACTCCAGTTGCAAAATGAAGTTCTTGAATACACCAAATTCACAGAGGGGCCAAATCACATTATACTGCTTTGTGTATGCTAGGATGGATGGTGAGATACAATGGGATTCGATGCCAAGGTAGGAAGAGAATCTTCATCATATCCATCCAAGAGGAGAAGCAGCACAATGCCAGCACTATTATACTAAATATTCAAGCACGTCTGCATACAGATGCATATGCTGTACTTCTGGAGCTGTCCATCTACTGAGCAGACAGGTTCTCCGACAGGATGCTAGCTCCTCGTTAAGCCCAGATATACTGCAAATCCCTCTGCAATGTAAACTACATTAAGGTTTAACTCCTGCTTGGTGCTACAGTATGGTTCAGGCCAGGACAACATCTCCTTACCATAAGGGGGAATTTAAAGTTGTCACTGTCAAAGGAACATTCTTTCACTGCAAGAGCCAGCCCATGGAGGATGGGTATGAAGATCTGAAAAACAAGAGAGCAAACATGTCATCCATCAGTGTCACGTCAACTTTTGGAACTGCGTTTCCATCTCACAGTATAAATTTGCCTGAATTGTTGCATTTTCTTAATTACTGAGAAGGTGCTGTAGGGTGACCACCCTAAAGATGATATTACTCTAATAACATTCATGTACATAGACCGTTTCAAACTGCTATATCAAAGGTTCATTCTTACCCATTAggacagattttgtttttacaatagaAGTGTTTATGCGTTTGTATTTATGCCCCACTGTATGCTGGGATAGATTTCAGCCTAAGTGACCCTAAATAATTATTAGCATTTATCAAAAATAGGAGGATGTGCTTCCCACCTGACTGAACGCCCCTTCCTCCTGGTGGGTGATGCGCACCAGCTCCTGAATAAAGCCATATGGGAGGTTTCGACACAGCAGATAAGGTACCAGCAAAGACTGATGGAGAGGGCTCCTGCACgttgaaaacagaaaagcattgtgctgaaattatataaataacatttcttgaGTCAATGTGAAATTGTTGTTTTGGAGACTCAGGCTAAAGCGAGAAGGAACAAAAGGATACACAAATGTAACAACATATTAGGAAAAAAAGATTGGCACAGTGTGTGTCTGGGCTTTCTTACCGTGGCTGGGTCAGGGTGCCTTGCAGGACCAGGGCAATATGGGAAATACACTGAGAGCGAATGTTGCTGAGAAGCTGGCTGACATTTGGTTGGctacacacctgagagagaaacagaaaaggatgggagaagacagaaaacagttAGAGGTTTTATAAGAATGGATGCTGCTGATTTCACAGAAACTCTCTCCAGACTTAAGTCACAGTATTCTCTCACGATCAAACAGACGCTTCTTTCCAGACCATCTGGCCTGCAGCTAGTCTGAGGTACAGACTGTTCTTCTGTACTCAGGACATTTGGTAACCAATTTAGACGTGGTGAATAAGTAAGCCTGGGCAACAATTCGATATGATAATTTGTTATCTTCCATGGAATCATATATCGAGATATCGCGATGCACATACTAACTACAAATTTCCAACGAAATCTGAAAGGATCGTAAAATCTGAATATTGCATCTGGGAATACCCCACTGCAGTTAAATTAAAGTATTGTCTTAATTTGATTACTTCATACTTATGTGCATGCAATTAAACATTATCAGTGTAaagttgtatttattctttttttcctgtaaacatttcttttatgttttcatgttcattttgcaaaaaaatcttaataaaCTGACATTTATACTGATTCAACAATACTCAGtattgtcaagtatttaattaacaaaaaaaataggctTTATCATGTTCTTATTTCATAAGGACAATTATTTTACTGAactaccagaaaaaaaaaaaatgctaatatgTGATACatattgtttaatatatatcattatcgTATGAAATGACCTATATTGAGATAGAAGATGCTTGCCATATTGCCTGCCCTATGAATACGCTGAAAAAAACCGTTGTTACGCTAAGATGGATCAATACTATCAAGAAATCTTGTATTAATCTCTGAATAGGTTTTCCTCTCAAGAATTAGATACAAATaagaacacaaaacaagaataaccattaaaaataaacagcacaaaagaacaaaaagaacacAACTCTTTTAGCttaaatcatttacatttctttggtCTTAC
The sequence above is a segment of the Anoplopoma fimbria isolate UVic2021 breed Golden Eagle Sablefish chromosome 12, Afim_UVic_2022, whole genome shotgun sequence genome. Coding sequences within it:
- the ube4b gene encoding ubiquitin conjugation factor E4 B isoform X2, which translates into the protein MEELSADEIRRRRLVRLAGGQTSQPSTPLSTPLTSPQRETPPGPLPGPSGVAPQPLPPAASQSLGLNVHSGTPATSPMGTSGVAYGSQSSEGVSSLSSSPSNSLETQSQSLSRSQSMDIDTASCEKSMSQVDVDSGIENMEVEDSDRREKRNLPEKESSANSDVSEEQALQLICKILRVSWKEQDRDVIFLPSLAAEFHQNPKDVYSDFKDLIGQILMEVLMMSTQSRVHNPFASLTATSQPIAAAKSPDHRLTLVQPSSQGGSPMGPSAGSFGASSLSSLYGCGSPPSMALDAAKRTSPSLPTPTTPTVPSTTSSPQFIVPPSPPATATPRHTLNPPSAPMPISQRYRPYSVTSPWGAPSPSSPAQRAFSFSGPSPSPAGPSVPPNTPIPVPPPSPHSLSLSSPRARNQPSSTPLSVVPPSPRSNTRQAAFASRIPPSSLCASGGGMSCNSASDRFTIETCKETEMLNYLIERFDSVGMEERKAPKVCSQPNVSQLLSNIRSQCISHIALVLQGTLTQPRSPLHQSLLVPYLLCRNLPYGFIQELVRITHQEEGAFSQIFIPILHGLALAVKECSFDSDNFKFPLMALAELCEIKFGKTHPVCNLVTSLPLWCPKPLSPGCGREIQRLSYVGAFLSLSVFAEDDTKVGDKYFSGPAITIENTRVVSQSLQHYLESARGDLFKILHNILLNGETRESALHYMASLVNYNVKKAQMQTDDKLVSTDGFMLNFLWVLQQLSMKIKLETVDPYYIFHPRCRLVVSLEETRVKATMEELKSWMTDLHDDPNKFSEPKFPTECFFLTLHAHHLSILPGCRRYIRRLRAIRELNRTVEELKNSESQWKDSPLASRHREMLKRCKTQLKKLVRAKACADVGLLDENLLRRCLQFYSTVIQLILRMVDPAYPNINLPLHPEVPKSFAALPEFYIEDVAEFLLFVVQYSPQVLYEPCVQDIVTFLVVFICSQNYIRNPYLIAKLVEVLFVTNPAVQPRTQRFSEMMENHPLSVKQLVPALMKFYTDVEHTGATSEFYDKFTIRYHISTIFKSLWQNLAHHGTFMEEFNSGKQFVRYINMLINDTTFLLDESLESLKRIHEVQEEMKNKEQWDQLPREQQQSRQSQLTQDERVSRSYLALATETVEMFHILTKQVQKPFLRPELGPRLAAMLNFNLQQLCGPKCRDLKVENPEKYGFEPKKLLDQLTDIYLQLDCARFAKAIADDQRSYSRELFEEVISKMRKAGIKSSIAIEKFKLLSEKVEEIVAKNSQSEMDYSDAPDEFKDPLMDTLMTDPVILPSGNIMDRSIILRHLLNSPTDPFNRQPLTESMLESVPELKERIHTWMREKQGGRPV
- the ube4b gene encoding ubiquitin conjugation factor E4 B isoform X3 — encoded protein: MEELSADEIRRRRLVRLAGGQTSQPSTPLSTPLTSPQRETPPGPLPGPSGVAPQPLPPAASQSLGLNVHSGTPATSPMGTSGVAYGSQSSEGVSSLSSSPSNSLETQSQSLSRSQSMDIDTASCEKSMSQVDVDSGIENMEVEDSDRREKRNLPEKESSANSDVSEEQALQLICKILRVSWKEQDRDVIFLPSLAAEFHQNPKDVYSDFKDLIGQILMEVLMMSTQSRVHNPFASLTATSQPIAAAKSPDHRLTLVQPSSQGGSPMGPSAGSFGASSLSSLCASGGGMSCNSASDRFTIETCKETEMLNYLIERFDSVGMEERKAPKVCSQPNVSQLLSNIRSQCISHIALVLQGTLTQPRSPLHQSLLVPYLLCRNLPYGFIQELVRITHQEEGAFSQIFIPILHGLALAVKECSFDSDNFKFPLMALAELCEIKFGKTHPVCNLVTSLPLWCPKPLSPGCGREIQRLSYVGAFLSLSVFAEDDTKVGDKYFSGPAITIENTRVVSQSLQHYLESARGDLFKILHNILLNGETRESALHYMASLVNYNVKKAQMQTDDKLVSTDGFMLNFLWVLQQLSMKIKLETVDPYYIFHPRCRLVVSLEETRVKATMEELKSWMTDLHDDPNKFSEPKFPTECFFLTLHAHHLSILPGCRRYIRRLRAIRELNRTVEELKNSESQWKDSPLASRHREMLKRCKTQLKKLVRAKACADVGLLDENLLRRCLQFYSTVIQLILRMVDPAYPNINLPLHPEVPKSFAALPEFYIEDVAEFLLFVVQYSPQVLYEPCVQDIVTFLVVFICSQNYIRNPYLIAKLVEVLFVTNPAVQPRTQRFSEMMENHPLSVKQLVPALMKFYTDVEHTGATSEFYDKFTIRYHISTIFKSLWQNLAHHGTFMEEFNSGKQFVRYINMLINDTTFLLDESLESLKRIHEVQEEMKNKEQWDQLPREQQQSRQSQLTQDERVSRSYLALATETVEMFHILTKQVQKPFLRPELGPRLAAMLNFNLQQLCGPKCRDLKVENPEKYGFEPKKLLDQLTDIYLQLDCARFAKAIADDQRSYSRELFEEVISKMRKAGIKSSIAIEKFKLLSEKVEEIVAKNSQSEMDYSDAPDEFKDPLMDTLMTDPVILPSGNIMDRSIILRHLLNSPTDPFNRQPLTESMLESVPELKERIHTWMREKQGGRPV
- the ube4b gene encoding ubiquitin conjugation factor E4 B isoform X1; translated protein: MEELSADEIRRRRLVRLAGGQTSQPSTPLSTPLTSPQRETPPGPLPGPSGVAPQPLPPAASQSLGLNVHSGTPATSPMGTSGVAYGSQSSEGVSSLSSSPSNSLETQSQSLSRSQSMDIDTASCEKSMSQVDVDSGIENMEVEDSDRREKRNLPEKESSANSDVSEEQALQLICKILRVSWKEQDRDVIFLPSLAAEFHQNPKDVYSDFKDLIGQILMEVLMMSTQSRVHNPFASLTATSQPIAAAKSPDHRLTLVQPSSQGGSPMGPSAGSFGASSLSSLYGCGSPPSMALDAAKRTSPSLPTPTTPTVPSTTSSPQFIVPPSPPATATPRHTLNPPSAPMPISQRYRPYSVTSPWGAPSPSSPAQRAFSFSGPSPSPAGPSVPPNTPIPVPPPSPHSLSLSSPRARNQPSSTPLSVVPPSPRSNTRQAAFASRIPPSSPLSFLFFALSDMSQDSSDDDSEEEEDFARVQFGSSLCASGGGMSCNSASDRFTIETCKETEMLNYLIERFDSVGMEERKAPKVCSQPNVSQLLSNIRSQCISHIALVLQGTLTQPRSPLHQSLLVPYLLCRNLPYGFIQELVRITHQEEGAFSQIFIPILHGLALAVKECSFDSDNFKFPLMALAELCEIKFGKTHPVCNLVTSLPLWCPKPLSPGCGREIQRLSYVGAFLSLSVFAEDDTKVGDKYFSGPAITIENTRVVSQSLQHYLESARGDLFKILHNILLNGETRESALHYMASLVNYNVKKAQMQTDDKLVSTDGFMLNFLWVLQQLSMKIKLETVDPYYIFHPRCRLVVSLEETRVKATMEELKSWMTDLHDDPNKFSEPKFPTECFFLTLHAHHLSILPGCRRYIRRLRAIRELNRTVEELKNSESQWKDSPLASRHREMLKRCKTQLKKLVRAKACADVGLLDENLLRRCLQFYSTVIQLILRMVDPAYPNINLPLHPEVPKSFAALPEFYIEDVAEFLLFVVQYSPQVLYEPCVQDIVTFLVVFICSQNYIRNPYLIAKLVEVLFVTNPAVQPRTQRFSEMMENHPLSVKQLVPALMKFYTDVEHTGATSEFYDKFTIRYHISTIFKSLWQNLAHHGTFMEEFNSGKQFVRYINMLINDTTFLLDESLESLKRIHEVQEEMKNKEQWDQLPREQQQSRQSQLTQDERVSRSYLALATETVEMFHILTKQVQKPFLRPELGPRLAAMLNFNLQQLCGPKCRDLKVENPEKYGFEPKKLLDQLTDIYLQLDCARFAKAIADDQRSYSRELFEEVISKMRKAGIKSSIAIEKFKLLSEKVEEIVAKNSQSEMDYSDAPDEFKDPLMDTLMTDPVILPSGNIMDRSIILRHLLNSPTDPFNRQPLTESMLESVPELKERIHTWMREKQGGRPV